Proteins from a genomic interval of Synechococcus sp. A15-28:
- a CDS encoding low molecular weight protein-tyrosine-phosphatase encodes MTQKLLFVCLGNICRSPAAEGVFLHLLDERGLSDQFVVDSAGTGGWHVGNSADRRMQAAANRRGMNLPSRARQICLEDFSSFDLVLTMDDSNLAAVQGLAREAGSQATARIKPMLSYARRFNETEVPDPYYGGDAGFEHVLDLLEDACANLLDELSPQA; translated from the coding sequence ATGACCCAGAAACTGTTGTTCGTCTGCCTCGGCAACATCTGCCGCTCACCAGCGGCGGAAGGCGTCTTCCTGCATCTGCTGGACGAGCGTGGCCTCAGTGATCAGTTCGTGGTGGATTCCGCCGGCACGGGCGGCTGGCATGTGGGCAATTCGGCGGACCGACGCATGCAGGCGGCTGCCAACCGCCGCGGCATGAACCTCCCCAGCCGCGCACGACAGATCTGCCTGGAGGATTTCTCGAGTTTCGACCTGGTGCTCACCATGGATGACAGCAACCTGGCCGCCGTGCAGGGGTTGGCTCGCGAAGCCGGGTCCCAGGCAACGGCCAGGATCAAACCCATGCTCAGCTACGCCCGTCGGTTCAACGAAACCGAAGTGCCTGACCCCTATTACGGCGGAGATGCCGGCTTCGAGCATGTGCTCGATCTGCTGGAGGACGCCTGCGCCAACCTCCTGGACGAGCTCAGTCCCCAGGCGTAG
- a CDS encoding septal ring lytic transglycosylase RlpA family protein: MRVVLTLLGLCGAISASAALFPVVAQDFEDQDGFDPLDPMELFVESAADLEPFSNPASELNLSVENELDQDSTENRNVNAVLTPVAVLPEPKLKLVPDVVRVITGEASWYGPGFYGNYTANGEIYRQGTMTAAHRTLPFGTKVRVTNLRNGRSAVIRINDRGPFVDHRVIDLGHGAASSLGLISSGIAQVKLEVLR, translated from the coding sequence ATGCGAGTCGTTCTTACCCTCCTTGGTCTGTGCGGGGCAATCTCAGCCAGTGCGGCGCTGTTCCCTGTTGTCGCTCAGGATTTTGAGGATCAGGACGGGTTCGATCCCCTGGATCCCATGGAGCTGTTCGTTGAGTCTGCTGCCGACCTTGAACCCTTTTCGAACCCTGCCTCGGAGCTCAATCTGTCTGTTGAGAACGAGCTCGATCAGGACAGCACCGAAAACCGCAACGTCAACGCCGTTCTGACGCCGGTGGCGGTTCTGCCCGAGCCGAAGCTGAAGTTGGTGCCAGATGTGGTGCGGGTCATCACCGGTGAAGCCAGCTGGTACGGCCCTGGCTTCTACGGGAACTACACGGCGAACGGTGAGATCTACCGCCAGGGCACGATGACGGCCGCCCATCGCACCTTGCCGTTCGGCACCAAAGTGCGGGTGACCAACCTCCGCAATGGACGCTCAGCCGTAATTCGCATCAACGACCGCGGGCCCTTTGTGGATCACCGCGTGATTGATCTGGGGCACGGAGCGGCCTCCAGCCTGGGATTGATCAGTTCCGGTATCGCCCAGGTGAAGCTCGAGGTGCTGCGCTGA
- a CDS encoding HEAT repeat domain-containing protein — MTSPALSDAIQALDRASSTPELVEATRALCALGDPEAADILVKVLGFNNPAVAAVATQGLIQLGRDIVPTLLVSLDARNYGARAWVVKALAALRDPRGLDLLEHALDADIAPSVRRSAVRGLADLDLDPMAKEQQLHRCMQGLLKAGQDDEWVVRYAAVFGIEQRLTDAAGGSSLADQAMPLLRTLASDAEDAKVVRLRAALALQRLNAG, encoded by the coding sequence ATGACCTCCCCTGCCCTGAGTGATGCGATCCAGGCCTTGGATCGCGCCAGCAGCACCCCCGAATTGGTGGAGGCCACGCGCGCGCTCTGCGCCCTCGGTGATCCCGAGGCAGCCGACATCCTGGTGAAGGTTCTGGGCTTCAACAACCCAGCCGTGGCGGCGGTGGCAACCCAGGGACTGATCCAACTGGGTCGTGACATCGTGCCGACCCTGCTGGTGAGCCTGGATGCCCGTAATTACGGCGCCCGAGCCTGGGTGGTGAAAGCCCTGGCTGCCCTTCGCGATCCACGGGGACTCGATCTTCTCGAGCACGCCCTCGACGCCGACATCGCACCGAGTGTGCGGCGATCAGCAGTCCGCGGCCTGGCGGATCTGGACCTTGATCCCATGGCCAAGGAGCAGCAACTGCATCGCTGCATGCAGGGGCTGCTGAAGGCGGGGCAAGACGATGAATGGGTGGTGCGCTATGCCGCTGTCTTCGGAATCGAACAACGTTTGACCGATGCAGCGGGTGGTTCATCGCTTGCCGATCAGGCCATGCCGCTGTTGCGGACCCTGGCGTCCGATGCTGAGGATGCCAAGGTTGTGCGCCTACGGGCCGCCCTGGCCCTCCAACGCCTCAACGCCGGATGA
- a CDS encoding histidine phosphotransferase has product MPLDRPQRTTRRRSSAGPTPPRRPIAPAHERSNGHRQSPRPTFLTLRDHGKVYVADLPDLSDGQLAHIGKEAQEVLDSLERRIHELEQSLDQGPQDRDTLIKASTKRDVTLRFLRAIEEEKQLRSNNPALRSAAGESLPRTFLEVARHRLPGTTFDSLLQEALKACEESQAAAAPVPAPVRENVIPLRGDAPANSLPVVVSPAPDNIAEA; this is encoded by the coding sequence ATGCCACTTGATAGACCTCAGCGCACCACGCGCAGACGATCCTCTGCTGGACCGACTCCTCCCAGGCGTCCGATTGCTCCAGCCCATGAACGATCCAACGGCCACAGGCAGTCCCCTCGTCCCACATTCCTGACCCTCAGGGATCACGGCAAGGTCTACGTGGCAGATTTGCCCGACCTCTCCGACGGACAACTGGCTCACATCGGCAAAGAGGCTCAGGAGGTTCTCGACAGCCTCGAGCGTCGAATTCATGAACTTGAACAGAGTCTCGACCAGGGACCCCAGGACCGGGACACGCTGATCAAGGCGTCCACAAAGCGCGACGTCACCCTGCGCTTCCTGCGCGCGATCGAGGAGGAGAAGCAACTCCGCAGCAACAACCCGGCCCTGCGGTCCGCGGCCGGAGAATCCCTCCCCCGGACGTTCCTGGAGGTCGCACGGCACCGTCTGCCGGGCACCACATTCGATTCACTGCTCCAGGAGGCGCTCAAAGCCTGCGAGGAGAGCCAGGCAGCGGCAGCCCCGGTGCCTGCTCCGGTCCGCGAAAACGTGATTCCCCTGCGGGGCGACGCCCCAGCCAACAGCCTCCCCGTTGTGGTGAGTCCGGCTCCGGACAACATCGCAGAAGCCTGA
- a CDS encoding bifunctional pantoate--beta-alanine ligase/(d)CMP kinase, with product MSTQADLDAFLSRLAQPLQFVPTMGGLHDGHGELIRRAAAHGPVLVSVFVNPLQFGPAEDFDRYPRSLETDLSLADRCGAAALWAPSVQMIYPDGACPSRNAADGLQQHLCGAGRPGHFDGVVTVVARLLHLVRPASLWLGEKDWQQLVILRRLVADLCIPVKVQGVATVREADGLAMSSRNRYLTPAERHQAATLPAALRAADATTPLDIIRSMLSAAGLEVEYVERVDPITLQPCGSETAISLLAAAVRCGTTRLIDHVFLMTRQPLVAIDGPAGAGKSTVTRAFAERMGLIYLDTGAMYRSVTWLVQKSGVDPTDAAAITPLLQSLDLQLRSLPCSGQQVLVNGEDVSEAIRSPEVTGLVSVVAAHRCVRQALTAQQKAMGAKGGLVAEGRDIGTAVFPDADLKVFLTATVGERARRRALDLEQRGFPVPERSELEAQIAERDRLDSTREEAPLVKAADAVELITDGMSIDAVIDALVEQFRSRVAEEVWPTPGD from the coding sequence ATCTCAACGCAGGCTGACCTGGATGCCTTTCTCTCCAGGCTTGCGCAACCGCTTCAGTTCGTCCCCACCATGGGAGGTCTGCATGACGGGCACGGAGAGCTGATCCGCCGAGCGGCGGCGCATGGCCCCGTGTTGGTGAGCGTGTTCGTCAACCCGCTTCAGTTCGGACCCGCGGAAGACTTCGATCGGTATCCGCGCAGCTTGGAGACCGATCTCTCTCTGGCCGATCGGTGCGGGGCAGCGGCGCTCTGGGCTCCATCCGTCCAGATGATCTACCCCGATGGAGCCTGTCCCTCCCGCAATGCAGCGGATGGGCTGCAGCAGCATCTCTGCGGAGCTGGCCGTCCCGGGCACTTTGATGGGGTGGTCACGGTTGTGGCACGTCTGTTGCATCTGGTACGGCCCGCCAGCCTCTGGCTGGGGGAGAAGGACTGGCAGCAACTGGTGATCCTGCGTCGGTTGGTGGCTGATCTCTGCATCCCTGTAAAGGTTCAGGGGGTTGCCACGGTGCGCGAAGCCGATGGCCTGGCCATGAGTTCACGCAACCGATATCTGACGCCCGCGGAGCGGCATCAGGCCGCCACCTTGCCTGCGGCCCTGCGGGCCGCTGATGCAACCACGCCGTTGGACATCATCCGTTCCATGCTTTCAGCTGCTGGTCTCGAGGTGGAGTATGTAGAGAGGGTCGATCCCATCACGCTTCAGCCCTGTGGGTCTGAAACAGCCATCTCGCTGCTGGCCGCGGCGGTGCGCTGCGGAACGACACGCTTGATCGATCACGTCTTTTTGATGACCCGCCAGCCTCTCGTTGCCATTGATGGCCCAGCCGGTGCTGGCAAAAGCACCGTCACCCGGGCCTTTGCGGAGCGAATGGGCCTGATTTATCTCGACACCGGTGCGATGTACCGATCGGTGACCTGGCTTGTGCAGAAGAGCGGTGTTGATCCCACCGACGCTGCCGCCATTACACCTTTGCTCCAGAGTTTGGATTTGCAGCTGCGGTCACTGCCTTGCAGTGGCCAGCAGGTGTTGGTGAATGGTGAGGACGTCAGTGAAGCGATTCGATCCCCTGAGGTGACGGGCTTGGTGTCGGTTGTTGCAGCGCACCGTTGCGTGCGGCAGGCGCTCACCGCGCAGCAGAAGGCCATGGGTGCCAAGGGTGGCTTGGTGGCGGAGGGTCGCGACATCGGCACCGCTGTTTTCCCGGATGCTGATCTGAAGGTGTTCCTCACTGCCACGGTGGGCGAACGGGCCCGGCGCCGGGCTCTCGACCTGGAGCAGCGGGGGTTTCCCGTTCCAGAGCGCTCCGAGCTGGAGGCGCAGATCGCCGAGCGCGATCGGCTGGACAGCACCCGGGAGGAGGCCCCGTTGGTGAAGGCTGCCGATGCGGTGGAACTGATCACCGATGGCATGAGCATCGATGCAGTGATTGATGCGCTGGTGGAACAGTTCCGCTCGCGGGTGGCTGAAGAGGTCTGGCCTACGCCTGGGGACTGA
- a CDS encoding aldo/keto reductase, producing MTGRGGDPLNGIGFGTWAWGNQLLWGYEAERDDGRLEETFRQALSSGLDLIDTADSYGTGRLDGRSEQLLGQFAARLPATRRDQLCIATKLAPFPWRLGRRGLDQALQASRQRLQGHLRRVQLHWSTARYAPWQEVQLLDGLADRVLDGSVAEVGVSNIGPKRLAWMHERLAQRGVPLRSVQVQYSLLSPGDAKADALRQLCHERGVEVLAYSPLAFGVLTLSPKAERRSGTFLRRQLFNRLMPASRNLRTVVAAIAATRNVSMAQVALNWCRAQGTKPIPGVRTPEQARDVAGALGWSLRPEEIEQLTEARGQCAVRTPSNPFQSA from the coding sequence ATGACGGGCAGAGGAGGGGACCCGTTGAACGGCATCGGATTCGGTACTTGGGCGTGGGGCAATCAATTGCTGTGGGGCTACGAGGCCGAACGGGATGATGGCCGTCTGGAGGAGACCTTTCGCCAGGCCCTCTCCTCAGGTCTTGACCTGATCGATACGGCTGACTCCTACGGCACCGGGCGACTCGATGGACGCAGTGAGCAGCTGTTGGGGCAGTTCGCAGCACGTCTTCCGGCGACGCGTCGGGACCAGTTGTGTATTGCCACCAAACTGGCGCCGTTCCCCTGGAGGCTCGGACGACGGGGCCTTGATCAGGCGCTTCAGGCCAGTCGACAACGACTTCAGGGTCATCTGCGACGGGTGCAGCTGCACTGGAGCACAGCGCGCTACGCCCCCTGGCAGGAGGTGCAGCTTCTCGATGGTCTGGCGGATCGCGTTCTCGATGGCTCCGTCGCCGAAGTCGGTGTGTCCAACATCGGCCCGAAACGGTTGGCCTGGATGCATGAACGGCTGGCGCAGCGTGGGGTCCCTTTGCGCAGTGTGCAGGTGCAGTACTCTCTTCTCTCTCCGGGGGATGCCAAGGCTGATGCGTTACGGCAGCTCTGTCATGAGCGCGGTGTGGAGGTGCTGGCTTACAGCCCCCTGGCCTTTGGTGTGCTGACCCTGTCGCCCAAGGCGGAGCGTCGATCAGGAACCTTTCTGCGTCGGCAGTTGTTCAACAGGTTGATGCCCGCCAGCCGGAACCTCCGCACCGTCGTTGCCGCCATTGCCGCAACCCGCAACGTATCGATGGCTCAGGTGGCACTCAACTGGTGCCGAGCTCAGGGGACCAAGCCGATTCCAGGCGTCAGAACCCCCGAACAAGCCAGGGATGTTGCCGGAGCCCTCGGTTGGTCCCTGAGGCCTGAAGAGATCGAACAACTGACGGAGGCTCGCGGGCAGTGCGCGGTGCGCACCCCGTCCAACCCCTTCCAGAGCGCGTAG
- the purM gene encoding phosphoribosylformylglycinamidine cyclo-ligase — protein MDYKSAGVDVEAGRAFVQRIKSSVEATHRPEVIGGLGGFGGMMRLPAGLRQPLLVSGTDGVGTKLELAQDHHAHHNVGIDLVAMCVNDVITSGAQPLFFLDYMATGALSPEAMAEVVEGIADGCRQSGCSLLGGETAEMPGFYPAGRYDLAGFCVAVVEESELIDGRQVQTGDAVIGVASSGVHSNGFSLVRRVLEQAAADRSTRYGPDQRPLIDDLLRPTQLYASLVLQLLSSNVAIHAMAHITGGGLPENLPRCLPEGCRAQVNPSSWAPPSLFDWLQHAGDIPERALWHTFNLGVGFCLVVPEDQTNLAIETCRAQQLQAWPIGSIVKGNPEDGVIGLPD, from the coding sequence ATGGACTACAAGAGTGCTGGCGTGGACGTCGAGGCCGGTCGGGCCTTTGTTCAACGGATCAAGTCCTCCGTTGAAGCAACACATCGCCCGGAGGTGATCGGTGGACTGGGCGGCTTCGGCGGAATGATGCGGCTGCCGGCGGGTCTGCGACAGCCCCTGTTGGTTTCAGGTACAGACGGTGTCGGCACCAAACTCGAGTTGGCGCAGGACCATCACGCTCACCACAACGTTGGGATCGACCTGGTGGCGATGTGCGTGAACGACGTCATCACCTCCGGCGCACAGCCCCTGTTTTTTCTGGATTACATGGCCACAGGCGCGCTGAGTCCTGAGGCCATGGCGGAGGTCGTCGAGGGAATTGCCGACGGCTGCCGGCAGAGCGGCTGCTCCCTGCTCGGCGGCGAAACCGCCGAAATGCCTGGGTTCTACCCAGCTGGTCGTTACGACCTGGCGGGTTTCTGCGTCGCCGTCGTTGAAGAAAGTGAGCTGATTGATGGACGACAGGTGCAGACCGGGGACGCAGTGATCGGTGTGGCCAGCAGTGGTGTTCACAGCAACGGCTTCAGCCTGGTGCGCCGGGTGCTTGAACAGGCGGCTGCGGATCGATCCACCCGATATGGACCGGATCAGCGCCCTCTGATCGATGACCTTCTGAGGCCCACCCAGCTCTACGCCTCACTGGTGCTGCAGCTCCTCAGCAGCAACGTTGCCATCCATGCCATGGCTCACATCACCGGTGGTGGACTTCCGGAAAACCTCCCCCGCTGCCTGCCGGAGGGATGCCGCGCCCAGGTGAATCCATCCAGCTGGGCTCCCCCCTCCCTGTTCGATTGGCTTCAACACGCTGGTGACATTCCAGAGCGAGCCCTCTGGCACACCTTCAATCTCGGAGTTGGATTCTGTCTTGTAGTGCCGGAGGACCAAACCAACCTGGCGATTGAAACCTGTCGTGCCCAACAGCTGCAGGCCTGGCCGATCGGCAGCATCGTGAAGGGCAACCCTGAAGACGGAGTGATCGGCCTCCCGGACTAG